A section of the Quatrionicoccus australiensis genome encodes:
- a CDS encoding RNA-binding S4 domain-containing protein, translating into MNGIRIDKWLWAARFFKTRSLATDAVSGGKIKLNGAPTKPARDVKIGDKLDVFNGETRWSVVVLALAEKRGPAAEARLLYEETAESVAAREAEQARRKFEHEPATEIHGRPTKRDRRQMDRLR; encoded by the coding sequence ATGAACGGCATCCGCATCGACAAGTGGCTGTGGGCGGCGCGTTTTTTCAAGACGCGCAGCCTCGCCACCGATGCCGTCAGCGGCGGCAAGATCAAGCTGAACGGGGCGCCGACCAAGCCGGCGCGTGACGTCAAGATCGGTGACAAGCTCGACGTCTTCAATGGCGAGACGCGCTGGAGCGTCGTCGTACTGGCCCTTGCCGAAAAGCGCGGCCCGGCCGCCGAAGCTCGCCTGCTCTACGAAGAAACCGCCGAAAGCGTCGCCGCCCGCGAAGCCGAACAGGCCAGACGCAAGTTCGAACACGAACCCGCCACCGAAATCCACGGTCGCCCGACCAAGCGCGATCGCCGCCAGATGGATCGCTTGCGCTAG